Below is a genomic region from Armatimonadota bacterium.
TCGGCATACAGCGTGCTTTTCGGAATGATAATGGTGTGCCACTTTTCGGTCACGTTCCGGATGGCCTCTGTCCTGCCGTACCATCCGTTGCCTGCGCCGCTCTTAAAATAGACAGAGACCATTCTGATTGCAGAGGGGTTGTCGAATTTAATTTTGATGCTGAAGTAGTCGTAATCGGAGAGATTAAGGTCGACCTGTTTGTCCCATATAGCCCTGGTCGTATCTTTACGAAACCGACATGGCAGACGTAAGCACTTGACACCTTCAACAACAGCGGGCTCGGGCGATAATGCCGCACCGTCAGGCTTCCAGACCGCAAAAGCGGCATCAGTAGTAGTATATTGAAAGCCATCAATACTGAGTTGTTCGCATGCACAAATTGAGGGTATCAACAAAACAAGTAATACAATTGCCAAAGCCCGAAAATGCCCGCATGACATTTTCCTCATATTTAGTACGGCGCAGCCTATCATTACTACATCTTCACATAAAACGTGTTGCTTGACCACTGGGCGCTTTCCATTTCTTTCAACAACTGCTTCTGGCTCCCCCACTTGCAGTGACCGTCCACATACGAAACTGTTGTTCCCAAATTGTGCACAGTGCCTGGTATATCCCATGCATTGCCCCAACTGAAGAAGCCATCGTTAATACGCCCGCGAGACTCATGAATAAATAAAAGAATCCTGGATGAACGCCCGGAGCTTTCTTTGTCAAGATTTGATTTGCTCAACAAGTAATAAGGATTATCGGCGGCAATGCCGGGGACAGAGCCTATCCGGGCATTCATAGAGTAGGATATTGGAAAGTTAGTAGGTTGGTTGGTAACTCCTGCAGCGGGTGAGTTAAAATCACTGGGGCATTTATATACGTCACTGTTGCGTGTGTATTTCCAAAGTCCGCCGTCTCTGACCGAGCATACGACGTTACTTCCGCCAACATTATGCAGGCACCCTGCCCAATCACGTCTTTCAGGACTTACATAATATCCGAGAACAATCGGCATTGTGCCTGCATAATCATCGCAATATTGCGGCACGGACGTTGATAGCTGTTTAAGATTGTTTAGACATTTTGTCTGTCTTCCCTGCTCCTGTGCAGACACAAATATCGGAAATAATATCGCTGCAAGGATGGCTATTATCGCGATAACAACCAGCAACTCAATAAGCGTAAACCCTCTTTTCATAGCTCTCTCCCCACCATTGTAATCTGTTGTTATTATGTGCATGTATTAGCCATTTGTCAATGGATATACCGTATACAAACATTACTTTTTCTAAATGAACAACAGCCCACTATTCGCATGCCGTATGCAAAAAGCCCGAAGGCAAATAGCCTCCGGGCTTAGTAAGCCGGTGTAATAATAATTCTATTATTCCTCGTGGACTGCCGCTTTTTCGATGACTCCCTCAAGCATAAAAATAGGAGCCTTTGCCCGCAGAGCGAGCGCAATCGCGTCACTTGGACGGCTGTCAACATCAACAACCTTTCCCTCGTGTGCAATTGTGACCTTCGCATAGTAGGTCTTGTTCCACAAATCGTCTATCAAGACCCTTTCGACGGTGCCGCCCATGCGGTTTATAACATTGTTGAGCAGATCA
It encodes:
- a CDS encoding prepilin-type N-terminal cleavage/methylation domain-containing protein, translating into MKRGFTLIELLVVIAIIAILAAILFPIFVSAQEQGRQTKCLNNLKQLSTSVPQYCDDYAGTMPIVLGYYVSPERRDWAGCLHNVGGSNVVCSVRDGGLWKYTRNSDVYKCPSDFNSPAAGVTNQPTNFPISYSMNARIGSVPGIAADNPYYLLSKSNLDKESSGRSSRILLFIHESRGRINDGFFSWGNAWDIPGTVHNLGTTVSYVDGHCKWGSQKQLLKEMESAQWSSNTFYVKM